In Kaistella sp. 97-N-M2, the sequence AAAGCCGTGGAAGCCGATTATTACCCAACAGTGGGATTGAATGCGAACTACAGTTGGCAAGGATTAGGCGATAAATTTCCTTTAACCAATGGTAAAAAAGACGGCGTTTATTGGGGCGATTACTCAGCAATTACGCTTGGCGTAAATATTCCGATTTTTAACGGATTTGCCACGAAAGCACGCGTTGCCATGGCGCAAATAGAACTCGATAAATTAGATGTTGATATTGCAGATACAAAATTAGGCTTGGATCTTTCTTACCAAAACGCAAAATCTCAAATTGAAAACAGCCTTTCTGCTTTAGATAATCAAAAAGCCAATGTTGGTCTTGCAGAAACCGTTCTTTCGAATACGAAAAGCAACTACCAATACGGTTTAGCCACGCTGACGGATTTACTGGAAGCTGAAAATGCTTTGGTAGAAGCCAAAAACAATTACAGCAACGCCATCTTAGATTATAAAATTGCTGAGATCCAGTATTACAAATCGAAAGGAGAACTCCGAAACTACATTAAATAAATAGAAGAAACAATATTCACATGAAAGCAAGACCAATTATTTACACCGTATTAGCGCTAATACTTGTTGCAGCCGGCGTTTATACGCTCATCAATAACAAAAAGAAGAATGAAGCGGAAACGGCTATCGTTGCGCAAAAAAATACTGATATTTCCGTCAATGTAACCCAGGCGAAATACGAACATATCACGAATGATTATTCTTCTAACGGAACCTTTGCACCATACCAGGAACTGTCTTTTCCGTCCGAAATCAGCGGAAGAATTGTACGCGTTTTAGTTGATGAAGGCAGTTACGTAAAGGTAGGACAAACCGTTGCAACCATCAAAAAAGATCAGTTGGAAGTTGATAACTCCAACGCAAATGCGGCGTACCAAAATGCGGTGGTCGACAATCAACGTTATGAAAATGCTTATAAAACGGGCGGCGTTACCAAGCAGCAGTTAGACAACTCCAGACTTCAGGTAAAAAATGCCAGCGCACAGTTAAAGCAGGCTAACCTAAGAATTGGTGATACCAATGTAAGAGCAAGCATCAGCGGAATCATTAACAAAAGATTAATTGAGCCCGGTTCTGTGGTGTCTCCCGGGACGGTGATGTTTGAAATCGTAAATGTGTCCAGACTTAAATTAAAAGTAAACGTGAATGAATCTCAGGTTGCGAACTTAAGAGTCGGCGACGAGATCGATGTGAAAGCCAGCGTTTATCCGGATGCAGACTTTAAAGGAAAAATCAGTTTCATCGCACCTTTGGCAGATGCTTCACTGAATTTCCCCGTAGAGATTGAGATCAGCAACACTTCAAACAATCAGCTTAGAGCCGGAATGTACGGTACAGCCATATTTAATTCCAAAGATTCCGGAACGCAGCATGCCATGTTGGTTTTACCGAAAGATGCCTTTGTGAACGGCGTGAGCAGCAGCCATGTTTTCGTGGTGCAGCCTAACAATACCGTTAAACTGACGAAAGTGGTCACCGGAAGAATTTTTGGCGATCAAATTGAAATTTTAAGTGGAATTAAAGAAGGCACAACGGTAGTAACCACCGGCCAAATCAATTTAATTGAGGGTGCAAAAGTAAAAATTGTAAAATAGAAAAGATCAGGTTGTAAGATTTCAGATGGTTTATACCACAATCTTACCACCCGAATCTAAAATCTAAATATATATATGAAATTAGCAGAAATATCCATTAAACGGCCTACGCTGATCATCGTTTTGTTCACGATTCTCACCTTGGGAGGTATATTCAGTTACAGCCAAATGGGCTACGAACTGATCCCGAAATTCGAGATTAATGTGGTTACCATTTCCACCATATATCCGGGAGCGTCGCCAAGTGAGGTAGAAAGTTCAGTGACCAAAAAGGTTGAGGATGCCATCTCTTCTCTGGAAAACGTAAAGAAAGTAGAATCCAAATCCTACGAGGGTCTGTCTCTTGTGATGGTAACTTTAAATTCCGGAACGGATACAAACTATGCATTAAATGATGCGCAAAGAAAGATCAACGCCATCGAAGCCGATTTACCGGAAGATGTAAAACCACCTTCCTTACTGAAGTTCTCCCTGAGTGATTTACCGATTATCACCGCCGGCGCAACATCATCTTTGCCTCAAAAAGAATTCTATGACCTTTTAGATAAAAAAATTGAGCCGGTTCTTTCCCGTGTAAAAGGAGTGGCACAGGTAAACCTCATTGGCGGCCAGGAAAAAGAAATCCGCGTCAATATGGATCAGGCGAAACTCGAAGGTTACGGTTTATCGGTACCGGAAGTTCAGCAGGCAATTTTAACGTCCAATTTAGATTTCCCTACAGGTAATGTAAAAACTCGTAATAATACGACCATTATCCGTTTGTCCGGGAAATATAAAGACACCGAGGAACTGAGTAATCTGGTAATAAAAAGCAAAAACGGCTCGCAGGTAAGACTGGGCGAGATCGCTTTTGTGGAAGATTCTCAGAAAGATGTCGAAAAAATTGCACGGGTAGACCAAAGCCCCGCGATTATCATTCAGATTGTAAAGCAGTCCGACGCGAATGCCGTAGAAGTCAGCGAACTGAGTAGGGCCGCCATCGCTAAAATTCAGGAAGATTATAAACTTCAAAATGTAAAAATTGATGTGGTAAACGATTCCACCGATTTTACTTTGAACGCGGCAAATAATGTAACCCACGATTTACTGATTGCAGTTTGTCTGGTGGCGATCGTAATGTTGCTTTTCCTTCACAGTATCCGAAACGCATTTATTGTTATGGTTTCCATTCCGGCTTCTTTGGTAGCAACTTTTATCGGAATGTCGCTTCTTGGGTATACTTTGAATTTAATGAGTTTGCTTGGATTGTCTCTTGTTGTAGGTATTTTGGTTGATGATGCCATTGTGGTGCTCGAAAACATCTACAGGCATATGGAGATGGGCAAAAGCAGAGTGAGAGCCGCCTACGACGGAACCGCAGAAATCGGATTCACCGTAATGGCAATTACACTGGTTATTGTGGTGGTATTTTTACCGATCGCATTAAGTACCGGACTGGTGTCGAACATTATTTCGCAGTTCTGTGTCACGGTCGTTATCGCAACACTGCTGTCCCTTTTATCCTCTTTCACCATTGTTCCGTGGCTGTCTTCCAGATTTGGAAAGCTGGAGCATCTTACGGGTAAAAACTGGTTCGAGCAGTTTATTTTAGCCTTTGAAAAACGTTTGGATGCCTTCACCCATTGGATCTCGGGATTATTGGAATGGTGTTTAAAAAACAGAAGAACAAAATTAATCTCCTTAGGTCTTGTCGTCCTCTTATTTTTAGCTTCCTTCTTACTGCCTGTTTTTGGCTTTGTTGGGGGTGAATTTTTTGCTAAAATTGATAAAGGTGAGTTTTTAGTTCAAATTGAACTTCCAAAAGATGCTTCGATTGAACAGTCGAATTTCATGGCTCAAAAAGCAGAAAAATATCTGACCGAGAAAAAAGAAGTTGAAAAATTAATTACCACGGTAGGTCAAACCAGCGACGGTTTAGGTGGCGCGCAAGCGACTGCTTACAAATCGGAGATCGATGTGATTTTGGTTGGTAAAGACCAAAGAGCAGATAATTCCTTTGTTTACGCCGCAAAACTTAAAAAAGAACTGGAAAATGTTTTGGTCGGCGCGAAAGTTAAAACAGTTCCTATTGGTTTATTAGGCGCGGAACAGGCACCGTTATCTTTGGTAATTACGGGCACCGATTTAAAATCTGCCATTGCATTTGCCCAACAGGCAGAAGCACAGCTTAGAACTATTGACGGTGCAGCAGAGATCAAATTAACCAGTGAGGGCGGAAATCCCGAAATTAATGTGCAGGTAGACCGCGATAAAATGTCAGCGTTAGGTTTAAACCTTCAAACCGTTGGATTAACCATGCAGACTGCTTTTAGTGGAAATACCGATGGTAAATTCCGTGCAGGAGATTATGAGTATGATATCAACATTCAATATAATGAAAAAGGGCGTTCAACGATAAGCGACGTGAATAATCTGATCTTCGTTAATCCGGAAGGGCAACAGATCAAATTGAATCAATTCGCTTCCGTAACGGAAAGTTCAGGCCCCAGTTTCCTGGAAAGAAGGGATAAATCACCATCTGTCACCATCGAAGCGCAGACCATCGGGAAGCCGACCGGAACTGTAGCCGCAGAATGGGAAGAGAAATTTACCAAACTGAAAAAACCAACGGGCGTAAATTATGTGTGGAGTGGTGATATGGAAAACCAGACCGAAGGTTTCGGAACCTTGGGAGTCGCACTTTTGGCCGCAATTATCCTGGTGTACCTGGTAATGGTTGCACTTTACAACAGTTTTGTGTATCCGTTTGTTGTGTTATTCTCCATTCCGTTGGCGTTGATCGGGGTACTTGTCGTGTTGGCTTTAACAAATAACTCCCTGAACATTTTCACCATCTTAGGGATGATCATGTTGATTGGTCTGGTGGCGAAAAACGCGATTATGATTGTCGATTTTACGAATATCCGTAAAGCAGCTGGCGAGAGCACCTACAGAGCGTTAATTCAGGCAAACCACGCGAGGTTACGACCAATTTTGATGACCACGATTGCCATGGTTATCGGGATGCTTCCCATTGCACTGGCAGGTGGCGCGGCCGCAGAAATGAACAATGGTTTGGCCTGGGTAATTATTGGCGGATTAATTTCCTCCTTATTCCTCACGCTGATTATTGTACCCGTTGTCTATTCCATTTTTGATGGTTTGATCAACAGATTCTCCAAAGGCGAGCCTGTGGATTACGAAGCAGAAATGACCGCAGAATATACGCCGCAGGAAATCAGCGAAGATGGTTTTACAACCAAACATACGATGTAGTTTAATTGTTTTTAATGAAGAAGCCGTTTCAAGATTGAAACGGCTTCTTTTATTTTAAAAATATAATGTCGATATTTTGTCAGAATTTATCCTTTCTAAAGAATTCTGTCACCTTTGGAAAAACAATATCTCTTCATCTGCACTTTTAAAAAAATATATGAAATCCACCATAGTTAATGAGTGAAACAATATTTGTTCAACCTGATGAAAAACAGCAATAACAAATAAATTAGTTGCTTTATAGCGCAGAGGATTTAATGATGAAAACGGTAAACATTTACGCAGTGATGAGCAAGTTTTACCTAAAGTGCTAATTCAAAAGCGTTGTTTTTGCGGAATTATCGATTTTTTCCTGCGCAAGTTTCAGGAATCTGAAAACCAAAAGCACCGCAGAAATAGTTAAGCCCAGTCCAAGTGCAATCCACATCCCGAATGCACCCATTTTCATGGGTACGCAAAGAACATAACCCAACGGCAGCGTAATCAGCCAGTAAGCAACAAAGGTAATAATAGAGGGGATTTTCACATCCTGAATGCCCCGCAGACATCCTAATGCCACCACCTGCACGCCATCTGAAAGTTGAAATAAAGCTGCGATAATCATGAGTTTTGCTGCCAGCTGAATCACTTCAATATCCTCTTTCTGCGTAAAAAAAGTTGGTAAAACATGTCTGAAAACAATAAACAGAATGCCGCAAACACCCATAAAAATAAAGACGATCTTCAGGTTATTAATGCCGACCTCCTTCAATTCCAAAAAAGTCTGCTCGCCCATCCGCCGTCCAATCATGATCGTTGACGCCACACTGAAGCCGATACAAAGGTTAAAAGTAAACGATGCCATGGAGAGTGCGATTTGATGCGACGCAATATCATTCGCCGAAATCAGGCCACAAACAAACGCTGCAGCGGCAAATGCAGTAATTTCGAAGAACATCTGCAAGGCTGTTGGGAGACCAAGTTTAACGAGTTTTTGAAACATCTTTTTCTGAAAAAGTTTCGCCTTCAGGCTGAAATCGTCCATATATCTTTTAGTCGCGGGATTTTTTTTCATCACGAAAAATAAAAAGATAACCATGAAAACTCTTGCGATAAAGGACGCGTATGCCGACCCGTCAACGCCCAACGATTCCATGTAAACGCCTTTTATGAAAATATAATTCAATACAATATTGATCACGTTTGCGATAATGGTGGCCTTTGTTACGCCTACAGTGAAACTCAATCCCTCCGAAACTTCGCGCATTGTTTGGAACACCATAAACGGAATAATGCTGATGACGGTAATGCGCAGATAGCTTTCAGTATCAGGAATAATTTTTTCCGGCTGATCGAGATGGTAAAGTAGGGGTAAAGCCAGGAGCATAATAATAACCAAAGCCAGACCCACCGTCATGTTTAGGACAAAACCGTGACGAAAAATACGGTTGATTGCGGTGTGATCGTTTTTAGACTGCGCTTCGGAGACCAGGGGTGGAATCGCAAGGGAAAAACCCAGCGCTAAAACAAAAATTGAAAAGAAAACCCCGTTCGCCAGGGAAACAGATGCTAAAGCATCGGCACCCAGAAGTTTTCCCACCATTATATTATCAAACAGCTGCACAGAAACCTGCCCAACCTGAGTGATCATCACAGGTATTGCAAGGTGAAACAATCGTTTGGTATGTACAGGATTTAAAATTCGCATAATGGTCTCAAAATAAAATTTGCGGCAAAATTACCGCAAATTAATAGTAAAAAATAGAGTAAAGTTTATTTTCTCACGAAACTGGCCACATCTTCTGCCGAAACCGGGGTAGAACCCAATATAATTAAACGCTCCACGACATTTCGAAGTTCACGTATATTTCCGGTCCAATTAAATTCTTCCAAACTTTCAATGGCTTTTTCATCGAAGGATTTTAAAGCTGTGCCGTGTTCTTCGGAAATGATCTTTGCGAAATGTTCGATCAAAAGTTTAATATCTTCTTTTCTCTCATCCAAGGGCGGAACGTAAATTTCGATGACGGAGAGCCGGTGATAAAGATCTTCCCGAAATTTCCCGGCTGCAATTTCCTGTTGCATATTCTTATTGGTTGCGGCCAAAATACGCACATCCACTTTAATTTCCTTATCACTTCCGACAGGTGAAACTTTACTTTCCTGTAGCGCACGCAACACTTTTGCCTGCGCAACCAGGGACATATCTCCAATCTCATCCAGAAAAATGGTGCCGTTGTGAGCCAGCTCAAATTTTCCCTGTTTATCTTTGATGGCTCCGGTAAAACTTCCTTTAACATGGCCGAAAAGTTCAGACTCAATCAGTTCCGAGGGAATCGCTGCACAGTTCACTTCGATCATCGGGCCTCTGCTGCGGTCGCTCTGCGCGTGAATGGCGTGTGCAACCAGCTCTTTTCCGGCGCCGTTTGGTCCGGTAATCAAAACTCTTGCATCGGAAGTTGCTACTTTTTCGATCATATCCTGAATTTTCTGTAACGCAGGAGACTGACCGATCATCTGGTATTTTTTGTTGACCTTTTTCTTCAGAGTCGTATTTTCTACCTTTAAATTTTGATTTGTAGTCTGCAAAATTCTTTTATCCAGAGCGTTTTTCACACTGGTGATTAAGCGGTTGATATCAATTGGCTTGGATATAAAATCATAGGCGCCTTCTTTCAAACAGTCTACCGCTGTATCGATATCGGCATGTCCGGATATCATTACAAAGGTGGTATCGGGTTTCATCTGGAGGGCTTGTTTCAGCAATTCGGTACCGGAAAGTTTCGGCATTTTAATATCCGAAACAACCAAAGCGAAATCTTCTTTTTCTATTTGTTTAAGACCTTCTAAGCCATCTTCAGCGATTTCGAATTCATAGTTGGGGAGTTCATCGGAAAGAATGCTTTGAAGAACACCGGATATGGCTTTTTCGTCTTCAACAATTAAGATTTTTTGCATTAGGTATAATTTATGGATTTAATAAAAATTTAGTTTAAAAATTGGTGATTTTATAGCAATAATCGGACCTCAATAAAATTAGACGTCGTAATTTCGCCGCCCAAAAATAGAAGATCCTATCCGCACTGAATTGGCACCAGACTTGATGGCGATAGGGTAGTCATCGCTCATGCCCATAGATAAGACTGCTAAAGGCTGTTTTAGAGACAACTTGTCGAAAAGATCTTTTAAAACTTTAAATTCCTGAGCAATTTGGTTTTTATTTTCGGTAAAAGTTGCCATCCCCATCAGGCCATTAATCTCGACATGTGGATATTTATTTTCTAGATAACTTTGAAAAATTTGCTCGGCTTCTTCAATTGCAAAGCCAAATTTCGTGTCTTCTGCCGCTATCTTTACCTGAAGCAGGACCTTTATTTTTCGGTCATTCTTAGTGGCTTGCTTGTCGATCTCCTTTAAAATTTTCTCCGAGTCGACGCTTTGAATAGTATCCACAAAAGGCGCGATGTATTTCACTTTGTTCGTTTGAAGATGGCCGATCAAATGCCACTGTATATCCTTTGGCAGAAGCGTTTGCTTTTCTACAAGTTCCTGCACTTTGTTTTCGCCAAACACCTTTTGTCCCATATTGTAAATCTCCTGTACCGCTTCAGCCGGGTGCGTTTTGGAAACGGCTACAAGCTGAACATTTTCAGGAATCACCGCAGCGATTTTCTTATAATTTTCTTTAATACCAGAAAAATCCTGCATATTTTTAATCAATGATGGGTTTATATTACGTCTGTTAGCGAGCGAAGGTCGAAAATTACCAATTTAAACCCTCAATTGCAAAAATTTTGTCGAAAAAACAATAAAAAAAATTTTCAGTTAGTTTGTTTTGGGTGATTTAACGCTACAGGGAATATGTTATAAATAATACATTTGTTCCTATTTAAAACGATTTACCCATGAGCAATTTAAACCAACACTTAATCGATCCTACGCTTACTGCGCCGCTTGCTGAAGAATATGTGAAAAGCAATTACGCAGAAATCAACAGAAAAAGACCCGCTGCAAAGCCTGATTCCAGAACCTACAGTATGGAGCTGGAAGTTCTGCAGGAATATCTAAAACTCATCAGTTCCGAAATGGACAAACGAGGGATTAAAAGCAAAGGGATAAAAGTTACAATGGGTAAATATCCTGAAAAATCCACCGATCCGAAGTTAAAACCGGAGTACCTTGGCTATCAGATGATTTTTTTTCTCCCATCGATCTTGGCACCCGAAACGATAAAAATTTAGAAGCAACACAGGATTCGAATAGTTTTGTGCTGGGCGAAATTCCAGACTTAAATTATATGAATATTACCCCTCCTTATTAGCAGTAAAGATGGTCTGGAATCGAGAATTAGCAGGAATTCTGGTCGTTGTTTTAATGATTCTTTCTTTTATTTTTCTTATTTCAAAAAGAAAAAAATTAGAAAAAGGCACCGATTATTTTATTGCAGCAATTGGTGTGTTAACAATTATCGAAGTTTTCTGTACGCTAAAACGGCTCTCGAAAACAATGTATAATTCTTCTTTGTTGTATGTTATTGGTATAAACCTAATTGTTTTTCTTCTGTTTTTTCTATACTTTCAAAAGATTTTAATTTCCAAAAAACTGAAGCGGGCCAACCTTTTGATTATTGCAATCTTCCTCTTCAATTATATGGTTTCTGCACTGTTGGTTGACGATTTTTTTACAACATTCCCCTTTTTCAGCTATTTTGTGGAGGTCATTTTAATCACCGGAAGTATTTACCTGGTGATCTCGCAGACTTTTAATTCGGATAAAATTTTGTCTTTGGGTACCTACTTTCCTGTTTGGGTTTGCCTTAGTTTACTGGTGACTTATCTCGGGGTTCTGCCTTTGCTTATTGTAAGCAATACCGCCGCCTACCTCATGAATCTGAATATCTTTTTTGCCATTCTTTTTTTTGTGAATTTTGCCGGTTACAGCATTTTGCTTGTCGGAATTTTCAAAGCAAAAAAAGACACCTAATTTTGGAATGATGAATTTTTCAGAAACAGATTTTTTAATTATTCTAAGTACATTCATCATTTTAATTGTAGTTCTGATGATGATTGCAATTTATGGCGTTTTTATCAAAAAAAAATCCGAACTTTTACTGACTCAAAAAATAAAAGAAACTACCTTTGAACAGGAGCTTGCAAATTCGCAGGTCGAGATTAAAGAACAAACGCTTAATTATGTTGGGCAGGAGCTTCACGACGATCTCGGACAAAAGCTGTCTGTAGCCCGTTTGATGACGAATAAGATCGCCCTTGCGGGCGAGGCTGAAAAAGAGGCGATTGCCAGAGAGATCAACCTTTTGATCGGAGAGTGCATTCAGGATATCCGAAATTTATCCAAAGTCTTCATCACCGAACAGGTTGCGCATTTTGGCTTTATAGAATCTCTGGAAAGAGAAATCTTCCGGATCAAGAGGCTTCGGTTAATGGAAGTTAATTATAAAATTATTGATCATGACGTTCAGATACATTCCACGCATGCACTCATTCTTTTCAGAATTGTTCAGGAATGTATTAATAACGTCATCAAGCATTCCAAATCTCACTGTTTGGAATTAATTGTAAAGGACGAAGAAGCTCAGGTAAAAATTGAAATTAACGACCGCGGAATTGGTTTTGATACGAACATTGATGAAGACGGTAGTGGCTTAAAAAACATGGCAAGCCGCGCAAAAATCATTAACGCCGATTTTCAGATAAAATCTTCCGAAAACAAGGGGACCAATGTACTGATCACATATAACAAATGATAACTATGGAAAAAATAAAAATCGCTATTGTAGATGATCATAAGTTGGTTTCGAAGGCCCTGGAAAATATGATTTCGTTTAATCCCAATTTTGAGGTCATCATGAACTGTTTCAACGGGCAGGATTTTTTAGACCAGCTCCGAAATACAGAAGTGCCGCCCGATGTAATTTTGATGGACATCAATATGCCCATTAAAAACGGAATCGAAACTACCGAAGAAATTACCAAAGAGTTTCCCAACCTGAAAGTGATCGCCTTAACCATGGAAGATAATGAATCGACCATCATTAAAATGTTACGCGCCGGAGCAAAAGGCTATTTATTGAAAGACATGTCGCCCGATATTTTATTTGATGCCATCGATATCGTACACAAGAAAGGAATTTTTTATACCGATTTGGTTACGCAAAGTCTACTGAAAATTAAGACCGAAGAAAAGTTTATGAATGAACTTCACGAAACATTGAAAGAACGCGAATTGGAATTCATCAAACTGGCCTGCTCTGAACTTACCTATAGAGAAATCGCCGACCAAATGTTCTTAAGCCCAAGAACCATCGATGGCTACAGAGATTCTGTTTTTGTGAAACTGAATGTAAAAACGCGCGTCGGAATTGTGCTCTTTGCCATCAAAAATAATTTATCTTAAAAATAGGGTGATTTAACGCTTTCATCGCTCTGTTTTTACAATTACTTTTGTCCGGTAAACACACACACAAATAATGAAAAAAAGAAGAACCGGTTTTTAACCGGTCTTTTTTTGCTCAAATCTCAAATTTTTTAAGTTTGATTGACTTCAGTATTCCTCTTTCAGTAAAATTGTTTTTAACTTTCGCATTCCCTCGGTAGCAGAGGTCTGGAAAAAGTTTTCTTTTTGAGTAAAACGGTTTTCGAGGTCCGGATCAATGACGAAAACCTTACAGTGTTTGGGTATATATTGAATGAGGCCGGCAGCGGGATAAACCTGCATCGAAGTGCCAACTACAAGAAAAACATCAGCCGTTTCCGCCACCACGATGGCTTTCTCCATCTCTGTTACCACTTCGCCAAACCATACAATGTGTGGCCGAAGTTGAATGCCTTCAAAATTGACATCTCCTAAATTTAAATCGTCCTCCCACGGAATTATTTGTGAATCTGAATTGACGGGCCGCGCTTTTTTCAGTTCACCATGAAGGTGAATGATTGTGTTAGAGCCGGCTTTTTCATGAAGATCATCTACGTTTTGCGTAATAATAGTGACGTCGAAATACGCTTCCAATTCCGCCAAAATCAGATGAGCTTCATTGGGTCGAACTTCTTTCAGCTGTCGTCTGCGCGCATTATAAAAATCCAAAACTTTTTTGGGATCCCGCGCAAAACCTTCGGGACTCGCCACTTCTTCAATTTTATGATTTTCCCACAAACCGTTTGAATCTC encodes:
- a CDS encoding efflux RND transporter periplasmic adaptor subunit; this translates as MKARPIIYTVLALILVAAGVYTLINNKKKNEAETAIVAQKNTDISVNVTQAKYEHITNDYSSNGTFAPYQELSFPSEISGRIVRVLVDEGSYVKVGQTVATIKKDQLEVDNSNANAAYQNAVVDNQRYENAYKTGGVTKQQLDNSRLQVKNASAQLKQANLRIGDTNVRASISGIINKRLIEPGSVVSPGTVMFEIVNVSRLKLKVNVNESQVANLRVGDEIDVKASVYPDADFKGKISFIAPLADASLNFPVEIEISNTSNNQLRAGMYGTAIFNSKDSGTQHAMLVLPKDAFVNGVSSSHVFVVQPNNTVKLTKVVTGRIFGDQIEILSGIKEGTTVVTTGQINLIEGAKVKIVK
- a CDS encoding efflux RND transporter permease subunit, which translates into the protein MKLAEISIKRPTLIIVLFTILTLGGIFSYSQMGYELIPKFEINVVTISTIYPGASPSEVESSVTKKVEDAISSLENVKKVESKSYEGLSLVMVTLNSGTDTNYALNDAQRKINAIEADLPEDVKPPSLLKFSLSDLPIITAGATSSLPQKEFYDLLDKKIEPVLSRVKGVAQVNLIGGQEKEIRVNMDQAKLEGYGLSVPEVQQAILTSNLDFPTGNVKTRNNTTIIRLSGKYKDTEELSNLVIKSKNGSQVRLGEIAFVEDSQKDVEKIARVDQSPAIIIQIVKQSDANAVEVSELSRAAIAKIQEDYKLQNVKIDVVNDSTDFTLNAANNVTHDLLIAVCLVAIVMLLFLHSIRNAFIVMVSIPASLVATFIGMSLLGYTLNLMSLLGLSLVVGILVDDAIVVLENIYRHMEMGKSRVRAAYDGTAEIGFTVMAITLVIVVVFLPIALSTGLVSNIISQFCVTVVIATLLSLLSSFTIVPWLSSRFGKLEHLTGKNWFEQFILAFEKRLDAFTHWISGLLEWCLKNRRTKLISLGLVVLLFLASFLLPVFGFVGGEFFAKIDKGEFLVQIELPKDASIEQSNFMAQKAEKYLTEKKEVEKLITTVGQTSDGLGGAQATAYKSEIDVILVGKDQRADNSFVYAAKLKKELENVLVGAKVKTVPIGLLGAEQAPLSLVITGTDLKSAIAFAQQAEAQLRTIDGAAEIKLTSEGGNPEINVQVDRDKMSALGLNLQTVGLTMQTAFSGNTDGKFRAGDYEYDINIQYNEKGRSTISDVNNLIFVNPEGQQIKLNQFASVTESSGPSFLERRDKSPSVTIEAQTIGKPTGTVAAEWEEKFTKLKKPTGVNYVWSGDMENQTEGFGTLGVALLAAIILVYLVMVALYNSFVYPFVVLFSIPLALIGVLVVLALTNNSLNIFTILGMIMLIGLVAKNAIMIVDFTNIRKAAGESTYRALIQANHARLRPILMTTIAMVIGMLPIALAGGAAAEMNNGLAWVIIGGLISSLFLTLIIVPVVYSIFDGLINRFSKGEPVDYEAEMTAEYTPQEISEDGFTTKHTM
- a CDS encoding MATE family efflux transporter, which produces MRILNPVHTKRLFHLAIPVMITQVGQVSVQLFDNIMVGKLLGADALASVSLANGVFFSIFVLALGFSLAIPPLVSEAQSKNDHTAINRIFRHGFVLNMTVGLALVIIMLLALPLLYHLDQPEKIIPDTESYLRITVISIIPFMVFQTMREVSEGLSFTVGVTKATIIANVINIVLNYIFIKGVYMESLGVDGSAYASFIARVFMVIFLFFVMKKNPATKRYMDDFSLKAKLFQKKMFQKLVKLGLPTALQMFFEITAFAAAAFVCGLISANDIASHQIALSMASFTFNLCIGFSVASTIMIGRRMGEQTFLELKEVGINNLKIVFIFMGVCGILFIVFRHVLPTFFTQKEDIEVIQLAAKLMIIAALFQLSDGVQVVALGCLRGIQDVKIPSIITFVAYWLITLPLGYVLCVPMKMGAFGMWIALGLGLTISAVLLVFRFLKLAQEKIDNSAKTTLLN
- a CDS encoding sigma-54 dependent transcriptional regulator — translated: MQKILIVEDEKAISGVLQSILSDELPNYEFEIAEDGLEGLKQIEKEDFALVVSDIKMPKLSGTELLKQALQMKPDTTFVMISGHADIDTAVDCLKEGAYDFISKPIDINRLITSVKNALDKRILQTTNQNLKVENTTLKKKVNKKYQMIGQSPALQKIQDMIEKVATSDARVLITGPNGAGKELVAHAIHAQSDRSRGPMIEVNCAAIPSELIESELFGHVKGSFTGAIKDKQGKFELAHNGTIFLDEIGDMSLVAQAKVLRALQESKVSPVGSDKEIKVDVRILAATNKNMQQEIAAGKFREDLYHRLSVIEIYVPPLDERKEDIKLLIEHFAKIISEEHGTALKSFDEKAIESLEEFNWTGNIRELRNVVERLIILGSTPVSAEDVASFVRK
- a CDS encoding YggS family pyridoxal phosphate-dependent enzyme, with translation MQDFSGIKENYKKIAAVIPENVQLVAVSKTHPAEAVQEIYNMGQKVFGENKVQELVEKQTLLPKDIQWHLIGHLQTNKVKYIAPFVDTIQSVDSEKILKEIDKQATKNDRKIKVLLQVKIAAEDTKFGFAIEEAEQIFQSYLENKYPHVEINGLMGMATFTENKNQIAQEFKVLKDLFDKLSLKQPLAVLSMGMSDDYPIAIKSGANSVRIGSSIFGRRNYDV
- a CDS encoding sensor histidine kinase; its protein translation is MMNFSETDFLIILSTFIILIVVLMMIAIYGVFIKKKSELLLTQKIKETTFEQELANSQVEIKEQTLNYVGQELHDDLGQKLSVARLMTNKIALAGEAEKEAIAREINLLIGECIQDIRNLSKVFITEQVAHFGFIESLEREIFRIKRLRLMEVNYKIIDHDVQIHSTHALILFRIVQECINNVIKHSKSHCLELIVKDEEAQVKIEINDRGIGFDTNIDEDGSGLKNMASRAKIINADFQIKSSENKGTNVLITYNK
- a CDS encoding response regulator transcription factor — translated: MEKIKIAIVDDHKLVSKALENMISFNPNFEVIMNCFNGQDFLDQLRNTEVPPDVILMDINMPIKNGIETTEEITKEFPNLKVIALTMEDNESTIIKMLRAGAKGYLLKDMSPDILFDAIDIVHKKGIFYTDLVTQSLLKIKTEEKFMNELHETLKERELEFIKLACSELTYREIADQMFLSPRTIDGYRDSVFVKLNVKTRVGIVLFAIKNNLS
- a CDS encoding NAD-dependent deacylase, yielding MKKKLVVFSGAGISAESGVKTFRDSNGLWENHKIEEVASPEGFARDPKKVLDFYNARRRQLKEVRPNEAHLILAELEAYFDVTIITQNVDDLHEKAGSNTIIHLHGELKKARPVNSDSQIIPWEDDLNLGDVNFEGIQLRPHIVWFGEVVTEMEKAIVVAETADVFLVVGTSMQVYPAAGLIQYIPKHCKVFVIDPDLENRFTQKENFFQTSATEGMRKLKTILLKEEY